A segment of the Lolium perenne isolate Kyuss_39 chromosome 3, Kyuss_2.0, whole genome shotgun sequence genome:
AGTTATGGAACGACAAACCAATGTAAAAGAATCGTGCATGGAACAAACTAAAGTAAGCAGCACACCCAAATAAGGCAAATACGATTGGAAGAAGCAAATaaagaaagtaaaaaaaaaaaccgGAACAATATTGAACAAGAACCAAAACAGGAAGGCATCGAATTGGTTGTGGACTCGGTTCCTATCACGATCGCCCAAGAATTGCTGAAGGGGAAAGAAAAGAACGTGATCTAATAATGGAAAGCTGACGTTTTCACGGTCGTTTCAGTCTGGCCCCTGATCGATCGCAGTTTGCGAGAATCTGGGAAACACGTTTGTATTGATCGATTATCAATCAGATGGCGCGCGTGGTGTACAATTAATATCGCTAGCTGATCGATCGCTAAGGGCAAGCGTGTTGGGTACAGCTGCACGATCGAGAGGTCACGAACACGGTAGGTCTCCATACCGAGAGTACACCCACAAGTGGGGGTGATCGCAGAAATTGGCAGGTGAGCATGCCAAATAAGAAGGCAGTGGATGAAAAAATGTCCATAAAATCAGAGAAACAGTTTGAAATGATCGAAGACAGGATTGAGAAAAGTTGTTCAAATTAACATCTAGGCATATTCACACATGTACATGACGTACATTGCATCACTAGAGTCGATCAGTAACCTCCTTGTCCACACAAAGAGAACTGAAGGGGAAAGCTAGAAGAAGACGGGGACCCAAGATACATACATATACATATATATGTATAATGGCATGCGCGCGCGGGGGGGAATTCAGAGGCTGATCATGGAGGGCTGATCGATGGAGGGATTAAATTGGAGCTAGCTAATATTCTCACGCACAAATTATGGTGACACACACATGCAATACAGCGAGATCATCATGTGACATGCAAATAAGAAGTCGGGGCACGCGTCAAACTAACATGCAAGCGTGCTGGGAGGATCGGGTGACTGGTCACTACACCTTGCTGATGCTGCCGTGCGGGTAGTCGAAGAGCAGTGGCGGCGGCGAGAGGATGGCGTAGTCCGTGTCCAGCAGCTGCGAGCCGAAGATGTCGTCGTCCTCCCCCtcctcgtcgccgtcgccgtcgccgtacgCCCCCGCGGCGAATTCCGGCGGGGCGGCGGGGCCGGGGGCAACCGCGTCCAGCGTGGAGGCAACCGCGCTCCCCTCGGGGCTGAGCTCCTGCTGCGCCTGCGCGGCAGCGTACTCGTCGTCGGCGCTGTACTTGGAGGggtcggcgtggcggccggtgagcTGCTGGACGAGGGCGCGGAAGCCCGCGGCGTTGGTCTTGACCCTCATGGGGTTGGAGATGTACACCACCTTGATCGGCTTCTTGCCCCCGCCCCCCGCCTTGCCGCTCCCCTTGCCGCCGCCGTTCTTGGCCGCGCTGCCGCCGCTCCGCTGCTGCTTCCGGTGATCCATGAATTGGCTAGCTAGTGGGTGGGCCCGGAGGAGGAGCGGCGATCTGGTTCTTGTCTCAGCAGGAAGTGGTAGTAGGGAGAGCGAGGTCTTCTGCTGCGCCTGGTCCTGGCCATGTAAGGACAAAGGCTACTGGCATTGTTGGGGATTGATTTTTACGCacggtggtcgtggtcgtggacgGGAGTAGGAGAGAAGGCGTCCTGGAGAGAGAGAGGAGCAATAACTCGGGGGAGGAGCTTGCTAGTTGCTCGGATGGATGGACGGACGGGAGGACAGGGACAACGGGGAGACCGGACGGGGACGAGCGCTCGCAATTGGGGGAGGGGGATTACAGGACGGCTGGATTACCGGTTAGGCATGTGACCTAGAGACAGAGGGGATATAAGCTATGGCCACCAACAGTTCACCCATGCATGTTGTTTTGGTCTATGAAAACATTTGAATCCTTTTTAAGCTGAGAAACGCCAAATGCACAAGGAATTTATGGAATTTAGTTAAGGAGGCCCTCATGCTGTGAAATGCAGCAAGTTGTCGCGAATAAAAAAATGATGGAGTATTTGATATGGCAACTCGAATAGAACAAACAAAATTTGATTCCTTTTTAAAGTTAAGAAACACCAAAGGAGATACTAGGactagttgctttacactttaggAGAGAACAAGTTGGAGGTGTTCTATAATTTAATAAAATATATCTCCACACGCAAAAGGCGCCAACACTTACAATGACTAGAAAAATAATATTTATCGTAATTTAGGAAAATAGCGATAAAATAGTCTATTTTATGTAAAACaaatcttgtagattatgaaagaACCGGGTACCTCTTTATGAAGACGTAACAGGAAATTTAATAAATATACACACATTGTGCGTAAAGGAATATGTAAGTTCCGCTAGGCATGTTGTATGTATACTCAAATCATTTTGCAAGAAGAAGAGGAATACAAATTTAGCAATGAAAACAAGGCTAGGTTTGTTTAAGTTGTCACTTTCCATGGTTGACTAGATCCATGTTGTTTATTCAGAAAATTGCTAGAGTACAATTCCATGGCCTGTTGACACTGCTTGTAAGGTCACGATTGATTGTGTCGGTGCCTTGAAGAGTATGAATCCATACCTTTTTATAGTAGCACTTGACAATTTCTACTAGAAATGGATGCACAAATAGAATGGTCAAGTTATTAGAATATGAAACATTGCTGAAATTGGACGGGTAACCAAGTTATATAATAATATGTGCTAGTTTGACATGGTATTTCAAGGAAATGACATAGTAATGCATATATGGCTTAATTAGCAAGAAAGAACATTGCCTGAATTGGTGAGATGCCATGCATGCCAATCAGTTTGTGTGTATAGCATAGTGAGAAAGGTTTTATATAGCCCTAGCTAGTTGCATAACAACCCCACATCCAAAATTTATTGAGACAACAAGCATATATGCTTCTCTAGAAATACTAGTCCATATATCCATTTTTTTGCGAGGAAACGTCTTGTGATATTGCAGTTGAAATCCCATTATAAATTTGGCAACGGTACTCCGTAGATTTATCACTCTTTTATCCTAGTCCTAGAAAAAAATTCTATATAATTCTTTTTTTTATTAGCCTTGCTGGTGTTTGCAACTAAAACTTCTTCATTTCCGTTTTGTTAGACAAACTGTTCATGACGTACTGTAGTAGTAGTTCAAAATTTCAAATGGGAGCACATGATGTTTAATTtcaagacaaaaagaaaggagCATACGTTGTTAAATTACTTTGAATGGAGCAGTAGTATTACTATTGCGTGCATGCGTGAACGTAGCCTTTAGGGCGGAGGCAGCGGGAGAAGCGCGCTGCGCTCGAGGAAGTATTAATGGGGAAATCGCAAACAACTGGGACAAGACCACGGTACAGGTCCCACGGCCGATTGCATTCACGACGTGGCGCGCGATTACAGGGTGGTCCTGCGTCAGCAGCGGGCCACACGGTGACGTGATATATCGAATAAAATCGCTGGGAAACCCTTTGCCACCGCCCGCCATGGCTTACCCGCGCGCGCGTACCTCTAGAGCATCTTCGCTGGCGGGTGGGTCCTGCGTTCATGTCGACGGCCAATGGGAGCGCTGGGTGTGGTTTGGGTCCGGTGTTGGGGCTCGTGAGCTAGAAGATAGAAAGAAATTGAGGCAAGTAGCCGCGCACTGTGGTGTGTCAGATCACGTAGCCGTGGGCCCACGTCCTGGAGGGACCTTTTTATAAATTTTTTCTCTTGGACGGTACGGCGCGAGAGAGAGCTTTGTAGTTGAAGCTGCTGGCCGCGGACCACACGTCCCGGCTCAATAAGGCAACAACAACATGCCGCGCCCACACTAGTTGCACGCTTTTGTGTACGCTTCTGCTGCCACGATCCACAGCATACCAGTATACCACCATTGCAGCCGCACTGGTTTTCTATCCTGGCACCCACATGCTTCACTGCTGATCAGTACTTACACAAAAAGTGTAATAACTACATTTGTTTTTAAGGTGAACCGAGGCATAGTCCGGTGGTTGGGATGGGCCGATGCATCCCGCCCGCTTAGGTTCGAGTCTCCACTCTCGTAATTTGGTGTCGTACACACAATCACTTCTAGTACTGCGCTTTGGGTTTCTTCTCCTTAAAGCCAAACATTTTTTTTACATTTTTTAAGGCAAACTTTTTAACATTTTATCATTTTTAAAAAAACAATAAGTAGTATTTACTATAGTAAATTAGTATCACTAGAATTGCTTTGAATTGTAGTTCCCTAATATACCGatttcatgtcatgtatgttgccACTCTTTATTATGAAGTTAATCAAATATAAAAAGCCGTTAACTTAGTAAAAGACTAgaagcacatttatttatagttGGAGGGTGTACATATAGTGTCTCCGGCGGCAACCATGGCCAGCATGGGATGGTCGCCGGCGTGGgggcccgacctgaataaaggctgcGGTTCTAGGATCTCTCTtgggcgaagatgaagacctgccGGAGGCCTGCCCTtcatgatctggccggagtgttgagttccgaaaGGCGCCGCCGACGAATGTAACAGTACTTCTAttacctggagtttgctggatcggtgtatTCGATCGTGCGTgctcatgcttttattccgaccgtttggttttgGAGGATGCTgcgcgaagctcttttctgtgttgacaccaaGTGACAGCTAATTCATGGTGATGTCAGAAGAAGCGGCTGGATTTGGAGGACTAGCtaatggaggttcaagtctttccactgttgaggggcttgcttggtattCTGGACTTTGcaacagtggtatgaaagtgggggcgacaacacatgtaaagttcggagtcttacctttcagggtgaaacccaaggtctggccttaactggttgtgtctagcaatgtccttgttgaaggcattgttttgagagcggggactatcttcagggtgaaaacctaagatctttgattgagcgacgacggcgctggtgcattgttcccttcttggaggtgttgcttttgaagagtctgaatttcaggtgttgtcttggtggtggatgtattactgTTGCCAGGGCTGGGATACTGTagtgggacttttatttcttagtttcttttttctcttttttggttgtgtgcattcgTAATGTTATTAGGACATTGTGTTgatgcagaggctaggtgtaattaatatcttctgatattaatatactccctccgtcccaaaatataagacGTCTTAGAACTGGTCAAAAGTCAACCTTTACTaattttgaccaaatatttagaaaaatatatttacatctacaatatcgaatggacatattaagaaaatatattttatggtgaatctattcatgttgattcaatactttaattatttatatttttgtgtataaacttggtcaaacttaaaaaacgttgacttttgactaatccttagacgccttatattttgggacggagggagtattcttT
Coding sequences within it:
- the LOC127344886 gene encoding uncharacterized protein, with the translated sequence MDHRKQQRSGGSAAKNGGGKGSGKAGGGGKKPIKVVYISNPMRVKTNAAGFRALVQQLTGRHADPSKYSADDEYAAAQAQQELSPEGSAVASTLDAVAPGPAAPPEFAAGAYGDGDGDEEGEDDDIFGSQLLDTDYAILSPPPLLFDYPHGSISKV